The genomic window CTTCGTCAGCGTACAATGGGATGTCGTGGAAGGCAGACACTGGCTTGCCATCCTTTTCGATGAAAACTTTGTAGTCCAAGGTGTTCTTGGCACCGATTTGTCTGGTAGTGTAAGACATTGTTACTATAGGGAGTACCTCAATTGATATCTGGTGACTATGTACAATTTACAAGTTACAATTGTGACCAAGAGAGAGAGTCTCCTGTTACCTCCTGTTACCTCACCCTGCGTTTTGGAAGTTGGACAACGTTGTCAATCTAAAATCCTATTTATACTGGaaagtttcaaagtttcACGGCATTTGCTTTTCCTCGACGgggaattttttttttttttttttttttttgtttccagagagcgagaaaaaaaataaaacgggaatgtcacgtgataacACAAGTTTTGGGAGGCGACGCCACAATTTTGtggtgttacccggggtACCAttggttacccgggggaCGCCCTGAGGCACCCACCTGACCGGAAGTGTGCCGTGTGTACGTGTTGAGACGGAGCATATCTTATGATAGGGTAACTACCAATGTAATAGGCGGTTAAGTATCAAGATGATACATAAGGGATGTTTCATGGTGAAACATCATTATCCATctgaattattatataaggaGGCAACAGATCTAGGCAATGACCACTCGACATAGTCATGCAAGATCCCCAGGTGCATCAACATACGTTACTAGATATATAGCTAATAAACAATATGGATTCATCAGATACCCGAGATCTTGATTATAAGACACGTGATTGGAAATATACCCAACCACTACAGTACGCTCCTCGGGCCTCGAGACCCCAACAAATAAGTAGCTTCTATGGCCAAGTTGGTAAGGCGCCACACTAGTAATGTGGAGATCATCAGTTCGACTCTGGTTGGAagcatttattttttgcaGTTTTTACTGCCTAAGGGCATGGCAGGGCCCTGGCCCCAGCccatggccatggccatACTCTAGCACCAATTATACTGTTACACTGTTACAAGTACTACACCTACACCTACACCTCTATATATCCACCTTTACCTTGCCCCACCTCACCGTATGAACCCCTCGTCCATCATCTCTTGGTCCACGTCCGGCCCACCCATCGGGATGTTGTGCTGCCTCGCACTCATCAACAACTGCCGGAAATCCTCGTAGTGAGGCTTGTTGATCGTCACTTGCGGCCGCAACTGAAACCCCTGTCGACACAACGGACACAACCCCTTCGATGTCTCCGTGCTCAACCACTGCTTGATGCAATGCACATGGAAATTGTGATTACACAACCCTAACACTATCGGACACCCGTTCCCAGGGTACTCGCACGACGGACACGTCCCATCGTACCGGTTTCGACAGATCCCACACACATCATCCTCCTCATCCGTATCCGTGTCTGTATTATcaatattatcaatatcCACATCTTCACATTCCTCATCGTTTTGTGCCATCGAATTCGACCTCATCTTCGAATCTTTCACATTCCTCTCTCTTGGAATATCCCAAGCCCAAGTGCTCACCAAACTCACATCAACAACCTCTATTTTCATGCTGCTGTTGCCTCGATATACACCTACCTATCCCTCTCTACCCCCCTCTCTATCTCCCTCTATCTCCCTCTCTCTTCATCTAGAGATGTAATTCCTCTTGTAAGCCCAATTTTAATGCTTGACAcatacaaaagaaaaacctttATAGTCGTCAGTCAACTAAGTATATAGCATGTACATACGATAAAATGTATAACTAGGAACTAATAATATGAGAAATACAACCAAACTAGTGCACCCCCGAGTTACCTCCCTTTTTGGGCTTGTCAACCGTCAATGTAGACCCACCCCATTGTTTCAAACTGTCCAAAAGCGTATTCTGATCGTGCAATCCCGCAAAGTCATCGCATCCTCCACGCGAAATCCCATTGATGATAACGTTCGGAACAGTTGACCTCCCGGTCTTGCCACCAATGAACTTCTGCAATTCAGCCCCGTTTTCGTGCTTGTCCAACTCAACTACAACGAACTCCGGATCAAAAGTGTACTCTTTCAAGATGCTCTTTAATCTCTTACTGTATGGACAATAAGTCTTGGAAAATACCACAATTGGCGATTTCTGGAGAATTTCCTTGTACTCAGCCTCTGGATTGTACTTGTCTTCATCATCCAAGCCGTCTTCGCTGGTCTTGACTACGCCCTTCCCATTCCCGTTATTACCACTCTTCACTGCATCCTTCGTGTCGGCACTCACAGAGTTGCCCTTGGTGTTAGATATGTCTTGCTTGATGCTATTGATCTCACTGTCCACCTTCTCGCTGTTGGAAAGCGCACTGGCAGCCGTAGGGCTGTTTGGATCAAGGTAAGAACGCGTTGCCGATTGTGCATTTCTtgtaatgaagaaaagcacAAATAGTAGCATCCCAGTGAGACCCAAAAGTctaatatttcttttgctCAGCATCTTGATCGTCTCTGGTATTATATACTCCCTAGATACCTTAGCCAGAACCTCGTTTACTCTCCGGCTCTACCTTCCCCGTTCAAaggttcttgttcttgttcttgttcttgtctCATCATATTCGCATTTCTTTATAATTTGGGGAATAATCATagagaaacgaaaacacTATTAAAGACATAATCTAGCGAGGTAAAAAAAGTTCAGTTGTATAAAAGTCACTTGCTATATTAACTACAAAATGCATTTACGCTGTACAATTAAGTTAACCGAAGGATCAAGAATGAATTAAGctcttaatttttttttttgttcttttcatgttctttttcttaCCTTATTTACTCTCTTCCTccatataatataattatTGTAACGGCACTGAGAGTGCGGTGATGACAGAAtgtttgatgatgattatgttgatgatgataattAGTTAGTTTTTAAGTTCAAAACTTTCCCTCTAGGGCGTCTGCATGACTTTGTTTCAAGTATTGCAATCTTTCATCAACGTAGTTGCAGATGGTAGTCCATTCCGATTCTGATTTGACAGCCTTTTCGAAATACTTGAAGTGGACTCTTGTCTTGCATACGTATTCCTTGAAGGTCTTGAACGCCTCCAATTCCAAGTCGTAGCCGTGCATTCTCTGTAGGTTTCTGTACGACCGGATGTGCTTACCGTTTTCGATTAAATCCTTGGTTAGGGCAAGGCCAACTGGATCGAACTTGGGCAAGTGGGAGTGTACAAACATAACGTCAGCAGAGTCAACGCTGAAGTATTTTTCTAGGTAGCTCTCCTGGTATTTGTAGTCCGGATCGTAGGACGCAGGCTTGTTGGCGTACTTCTGTTTGATTTCCTTTTGTGCCAAGAGGTATCTGTCGTAATCTTGCGCGAAATCGTGCTGCAACATACAAACCCCACGGAACCCTTCGCCGTTTGCCTTGTGGTAGCCGTCCACGGTAGGCTCGGAGCGGACTTGGTAGAAGGGCAAGCCGTAGTGGTTGGCTGCCGCGATGAACGTTTCCTTGTCACCTTCTCCGGAAGAACGCTGCGAGAAAATGGAATAGTACCACGAAGGCCCATAAGCGTTGTAGTACAGTGATAGTAGGACAGTACGGATGTGCTGCACCTTGtttatcatcatttggCCGGATTCAGTGGAGGCATCTGGAATGGTGCCCTCCAAGTCGTGTAATGGGACCTTGGACAAATCGCTTAGATCCTGGGTGTAAACGGATGGAGGCGTGACGTCGTCCATCGTGTTGCGCACTCTTTGGTAGGATAGCGGAATGTTCGCGATATCATAGTACACAGGGTGCGTAGTACGTCTCCAGAAGTCCGGCCATAGAACAAGCCCGTTCTCCTTGTAAACCTTCTCGTCGAATATATTGTCCAAAGGTTTGATAGGGAAGTTATCGGCATCTAATAGCAACAAGTTCCGGAAACTCGACGCAATCATGGCCAAAGACTTGAACTGGTAGCCCTTGAACTCTGTCTTTTGGATCACATCGTCTGGAAGCACATCCGAGAGATAGATACACTTCGCATTGTATTTTGGAAGCAACACGTTGCAGAACTCGTCGTCTCCTTCGTCATTGGGAGGGATAAACACTTCCACAGGTAAAGTGGTTCCGAAATTTCTCACCGTCTTGATAATCAAAAATGCCATAATCGAGAACTTCCCACCACCAACGGTAACAATACCATCACCACTGTACGCATTTGCCGGAAGCTTCATCTCGTTAATCGCACGCACATAGTTGGTATGTCCGTCCTTGAGCATCGCgatctgtttctttgtaaGCTTCAAACAATTCGATAGCTCCTTACCGGTAAGTTTCCACCACTCGTTCACATTATCCTTCCTGTATCCAATATCGCCCTTGAGATTACAATTGGGGTCATAATTAGGCGTGTTAACTCCCTCTGGTCCATACTCTTTCACGTACTGGAACGCACGTCCGAAAAACGACTTGAGcaactctctctctccagaagaagaggaaacCTTCGAATTCTTCCCGCTCGACCCTGATCCTTCCGTCTTACCATTGCTCACAGGCTTGGACCCAATTCCCGCTCCTACTTCCTCCCCACTACCCACCGTCTTATCGTCAACCACCGCCTTTTCGTGATCTTCCTTGTATTTGTCAACGTATTCCTTCAACGCTCCCGCATATTGGTCCACACTCATATCAGGGCTCAAGTACGATCCCGCATGCGTCAACAAAAACACTAATAGCCCAGCTATAGCAACTATTTTGACCAGCTTCTGCATCCGTTTTCGCGAGACTACCATATCGAATTTTACAAATTTTATCGGCAAAAAAACACTCTACAACCTTCGAAAATTCCTCAATTCTTTCGAACTTTAAACTTACAAATTCAATCCCCAAAATTCCTTACACAAACTGTCCTAATACAGCCCAGCCGACACTCTGATCCCACACTATAtcctttgttttttgttcaGTTTCTTAGTTGTGATGGATACtattcaattttttttttttcaatgtttattatctttttttcatttgaCACTTTTCCATGCTGAGAAAAACgacaaaaaatatatataatactaTATAATACTATACAGTTGTCTTCTGACAAGTCAGGACGCCTTTATTTTGCTTTCGATTTTGCTTGGACGTCAGAGTTCctgttttctgttttccATGCTCCTTTAAGTGcggttttttttctttcttagcGTAAATAAGAGAGTGCATGCATGCATCATGCACCGCGCATCGATTAGATAGATACAGTGGTTGTTGCTATATATACAGCTAAGCCGAGAATACGGACGGGAGTTTGAtaaattttctttttccggGGGTATTAGGGGACCCTTTTGCATGCGTCGATCGACCGGTACTGTTTCCCGGGTGGTAGGTGGGTGGGTATTTTTGGAACGGGTTTTTGATCTTCGAGAGATAATCACGTGGAATATGCATGGAAATGCGCAGGTTTCTATGCAAAACGTTCCAGAGCGCGGAACGGGAATGCACCCACACACCGCgccatatatatatacatatacatatacatatacacacacacacatttTAGATGTTGCGCACGGCCTTGAGGCCCTGAGCGATCTCTTGAGCGATCTCTGGAGCGAGGTTTTGGTATGCGGTGGCCTCGAACAGCGAGTGGAGGTGTGGCGGGTTTGGAGATGCGGGTGCGGCCATGGCGTTGACGAGGTCTTTGTAGGCACCGAACAAGGCGGTGCATGAGTCTCTTGTTTCCTttatcttgttcttgatgagTTGTCTGAGGTCTTTGTCCTTGATGCGCTTCAACTGGTCCAGGCTCTTCAAGGTTGCCAATGTGATCAAGTAGCTGTGGTTTGCCTCCCAGGTTGACTCGACAAAAGGCGGGCAAGCTTCTATCAATTGTGCTAGTCTTTTGTAGTCTATAGAGTCAGATGAGTCTAGGGATTCGTATAGCAGGCGGATGATGCGCCAGGTCCAGAGTTCGTGAGTCGACAAGGATTTGGTGAGTGTTTCCTCTTGGGCTAAGGTATCGTCTACGaacttgttcttttcgttttttgCTAGACTGTAGAAGATTAGCTCTCTGGCAATGCTGATTTTGAGCCATGCGTTGTCGACACGTATTGGGGCCATGATCTTGTGGAACGTGGGCGTGGGCGAGGACACGTCCTCGCCGCCCCGTTGGTCGAAGATCTGGAAGTCCCTGTTGTCGCTCCAGCTCATTTCGTGGAAGTTTTCCATGCCGAACGTCTGGAGCGATTCGATGAGCGGTTTGTACTGGTCGagtttcttttcgtttaGCAATCTCGAGAGTTGCAACGTTTCTGCCATTATGCTCCACCTCGTGAAAGATTTGAACATCCTCTCGTAGAAGTCGATGATGCCCGGGACTTTGCACCAGCTCTTGCGCTCGAAAGCGGCCACCAGGAACCCGCTCATGTTTTTCAAGGAAGCGTAAATCGACTGCGGAGCCAAGATGTTCTGGCAGTAGCTGTAGTTCTTGTTTGGCAATATGGTCGAGAACCGGGTATATAGCCAGTGGTACACCAAGTCGTTCTGTACATTCTTGATGTTTAATGTCTGCAAATGGCTATAAGCCTTCTCGGGCAAACCCATATACGTGTACAACAAGACCAACCATACCCTGGTATCGTAATTGAAGGGGTCCACGTTTTGGTAGCCCTCTAATATCGATATAGATGCAACCACGTTCTGTAGAGTGATATTGCTGTCGGCGCATAGGTTCTTGACGATCTCCAACACGAAATACGAACAGTCTGAATAATCGGTCTTGGGCTTCGTAGAGAGCGAGTCCTTGTATTTCAAGAACAATTGCAAGTGGTCTCCTTTACCAAATAGCTCCGACATTGCCTTGTCGTGAATGAGCCCCGATGGAAGTTTCTCAAACATGGCCCTCAGCTTGTCCTTATCCATATCCAAGCTCTGCAAATCAACGGGACAACTTGGCTTGTCGTGgtacttttcaatgaattGGAACAGAACCTCGTCAAGTTGTTCGCTGCCGTACAGCTTAGCAGCGTACACCCGAGCGAGCATGTAGTTCCTAGAGCTCTTCTGTTTCAGCACTTCCATCACCTCAGCAAAGGGTTTGTCCATCTTGTGACCAGCCTCAATGATGTTCTGCAAGATCCCATAGTCGTCAAGATTGTTCAACAGAGAAATTCCGTATTTCCAAGTGAGCTTGTGTTCCTccagtttcttcaaatgatccatcaagaagttcttcaagtaAAGGTCCAAGAACGTCCCCTCCTTCCAGAATTTAATGATCTCGTCAACAATCTCCCTCGACTTATCGTCGCCGAATAACTCGCACACTTTGCAATACACAATCAACTCTTGCTCGTTTTCAAACGGTTTTAAATCACTCGTCAACTTGTACACCAACCTAGGCACAATATCCAGCTCCTTTTCACTTAGACTGCCTTTGTCCAACTGGATCCACACCACAGTGGCAACACTGTTCCAGAACTGGAAGAGCCTCGATTTCGACTTTTCGTTCACCTTAGACATTTGGAAACTACTCTTGCACAAATGTCTCCAA from Kluyveromyces marxianus DMKU3-1042 DNA, complete genome, chromosome 6 includes these protein-coding regions:
- the MDM20 gene encoding Mdm20p, which gives rise to MNSEDHQLFQLLDRELFKKAAQFVSSLQKRYPSATYYKILDQYVKFRQSPTKYSFEKGLKQILDAKSPPSDAKSLSMCHRFLLELGFDTSRALEPYERAMMKYANSETCYDWFLESLKDLNWRHLCKSSFQMSKVNEKSKSRLFQFWNSVATVVWIQLDKGSLSEKELDIVPRLVYKLTSDLKPFENEQELIVYCKVCELFGDDKSREIVDEIIKFWKEGTFLDLYLKNFLMDHLKKLEEHKLTWKYGISLLNNLDDYGILQNIIEAGHKMDKPFAEVMEVLKQKSSRNYMLARVYAAKLYGSEQLDEVLFQFIEKYHDKPSCPVDLQSLDMDKDKLRAMFEKLPSGLIHDKAMSELFGKGDHLQLFLKYKDSLSTKPKTDYSDCSYFVLEIVKNLCADSNITLQNVVASISILEGYQNVDPFNYDTRVWLVLLYTYMGLPEKAYSHLQTLNIKNVQNDLVYHWLYTRFSTILPNKNYSYCQNILAPQSIYASLKNMSGFLVAAFERKSWCKVPGIIDFYERMFKSFTRWSIMAETLQLSRLLNEKKLDQYKPLIESLQTFGMENFHEMSWSDNRDFQIFDQRGGEDVSSPTPTFHKIMAPIRVDNAWLKISIARELIFYSLAKNEKNKFVDDTLAQEETLTKSLSTHELWTWRIIRLLYESLDSSDSIDYKRLAQLIEACPPFVESTWEANHSYLITLATLKSLDQLKRIKDKDLRQLIKNKIKETRDSCTALFGAYKDLVNAMAAPASPNPPHLHSLFEATAYQNLAPEIAQEIAQGLKAVRNI
- the MNN2 gene encoding alpha-1,2-mannosyltransferase MNN2; this encodes MVVSRKRMQKLVKIVAIAGLLVFLLTHAGSYLSPDMSVDQYAGALKEYVDKYKEDHEKAVVDDKTVGSGEEVGAGIGSKPVSNGKTEGSGSSGKNSKVSSSSGERELLKSFFGRAFQYVKEYGPEGVNTPNYDPNCNLKGDIGYRKDNVNEWWKLTGKELSNCLKLTKKQIAMLKDGHTNYVRAINEMKLPANAYSGDGIVTVGGGKFSIMAFLIIKTVRNFGTTLPVEVFIPPNDEGDDEFCNVLLPKYNAKCIYLSDVLPDDVIQKTEFKGYQFKSLAMIASSFRNLLLLDADNFPIKPLDNIFDEKVYKENGLVLWPDFWRRTTHPVYYDIANIPLSYQRVRNTMDDVTPPSVYTQDLSDLSKVPLHDLEGTIPDASTESGQMMINKVQHIRTVLLSLYYNAYGPSWYYSIFSQRSSGEGDKETFIAAANHYGLPFYQVRSEPTVDGYHKANGEGFRGVCMLQHDFAQDYDRYLLAQKEIKQKYANKPASYDPDYKYQESYLEKYFSVDSADVMFVHSHLPKFDPVGLALTKDLIENGKHIRSYRNLQRMHGYDLELEAFKTFKEYVCKTRVHFKYFEKAVKSESEWTTICNYVDERLQYLKQSHADALEGKF
- the GRX7 gene encoding glutathione-disulfide reductase GRX7; the protein is MLSKRNIRLLGLTGMLLFVLFFITRNAQSATRSYLDPNSPTAASALSNSEKVDSEINSIKQDISNTKGNSVSADTKDAVKSGNNGNGKGVVKTSEDGLDDEDKYNPEAEYKEILQKSPIVVFSKTYCPYSKRLKSILKEYTFDPEFVVVELDKHENGAELQKFIGGKTGRSTVPNVIINGISRGGCDDFAGLHDQNTLLDSLKQWGGSTLTVDKPKKGGNSGVH
- the APC11 gene encoding anaphase promoting complex subunit 11; this translates as MKIEVVDVSLVSTWAWDIPRERNVKDSKMRSNSMAQNDEECEDVDIDNIDNTDTDTDEEDDVCGICRNRYDGTCPSCEYPGNGCPIVLGLCNHNFHVHCIKQWLSTETSKGLCPLCRQGFQLRPQVTINKPHYEDFRQLLMSARQHNIPMGGPDVDQEMMDEGFIR